The DNA sequence ATAACGAACCCACTCTTCATCACGCGCATTCCCTGTATACATTAAATATAATTTTTCATCATGTTCAATCGCTGTCCCGGAAAATACACCATGACTATCAAAAGAACGATCGGGTTCTAAAGCAATCCCACAATCTTTCCAATGAACTAAATCCGTTGATGTCGTATGATACCAATACTTCACCCCATGTACAGGACCTAATGGGAACCATTGATAGAACATGTGATATTCCCCGTTAAAGTAACTAAATCCATTCGGATCATTTAATAAACCTGTAATTGGTTGATTATGATATGTTTGTCGGTAACAACACTGACTAACCTGCTGTTTTAATGCATCATACTCTTCTTTTGATACCTCTTCGATGCGTCGATAACGCTGTTCTCTCGTCCACTCCATCTTCTGCACACTCCTTAAAAAAGTAATCGTTTTATTTTATTCTTACTAATATAAACTGCTTTAATCTCCAAAGAAATTAAAGCAGTCATTTTGTTAATTAAACATTTTGTTTTTTGTTAAATAATTTGGCTAAAATCACTGTCGCAATGAATCCAATCACAAATGCGATTACTAAAGTCACCATGTATTGGATCATTGATTCTGGACGAATCACAATAACTCCAGGAATTCCTGCTGGTCCAGGAGAAACTGATAAAACCTGCATAAACGTACAGTAAGCAGAGGCAACAGCCGAACCAATTAAAGCTCCAATAAACGGATATTTAAACTTTAAGTTAACCCCAAACACCGCTGGTTCTGTAATTCCAAGTAAAGCAGATACTCCAGCTGCTGAAGCCAAGCTCTTCATCTTTGCATTACGCTTCATGAGATACATCACGGCTAAAGCAGCCGCTCCCTGCGCCACATTTGATGCTGCAACAACCGCAAAGGTTGGTGACCCGCCTAATGTTCCGATATTGGCCAAAATTTGCGTCTCAGCAGTTACTAATGAGTGATGCATCCCTGTAATTACTAATAATGGATAAGCTACACCATAGATTGCTCCCCCGACTGGGCCTAAGCTAAAGAATAACCACATTACAGCTTCTGTTAGTCCATCTCCTACCACGCGCATTGCAGGTCCAATGATGATAAATGTTAAAGCTGCCGTTAATAACACTGAAACTAATGGTGTAATGATGTTATCAAACATTGCTGGTACAATTTTACGTGATCGTTGTTCAATCTTAGCTAAAACAAATGATGATACGATAACTGGTAATACCGTTCCTTGATAACCTACTTTTGCAATCTCAAAACCAAAAATATTCCATGCTGGAACTGTACCATCTAATAAGGCTTGTCCATAATCATATCCATTTAATAAATCTGGATGAATCATGATTGCCCCAATAACAGCCCCAAGAACGGGTGTTCCTCCAAAAATTTTAGTCGCTGAGAATCCAATTAACACTGGTAAGAACGTAAAGGCTGCATTTGAGAATAAGTTAATCATCTCAGCTAAATCGGCCGTTTGCGGATAAGCTTCAACTAAAGACTTCCCTTCAATGAATAACCCTTGTGCCGTTAAGACGTTATTTAATCCCATTAATAAACCAGCAGCAACTAAAGCTGGTAAAATAGGAACAAACACATCAGCTAACGATTTTAGCATACGTTGGAAGACATTTAACTTTGATCCAGCTGCTTCTTTTAATTCTTCTTTACTAACTTCTTGAATATTAGTTACTTGCACAAACTCACGATAAACTTGATCCACAATCCCCGTTCCTAAAATAACTTGAAATTGCCCTCCATTATTAAATGTTCCTTTAACAAGATCCATTGCTTCAATTTGATCAACATCAATTTTTTTATCATCTTTTACAACAACTCGTAAACGTGTGGCACAACTTGCAACACGAATGACGTTGTTTTCCCCACCTACAAAAGCAACAATTTGTTTTGCAGCTTCAAGGTATTGATTATTTGCCATACTGATTCCTCCTTATATAAAAATGAAACGTTTCATTTTTATTCCTAAAAAAGAAACTACTCATTCACTTAAAAATGAAACGTTTCACTTTCTATGGTATAATCATAATATATTTTTTTGTAACCGTCAACATTTTTTAACGTTTTCAAAAAATGTTTTCATTTAGTCTAAGTTCTATCCGTTCTTACTTTTTTCATAGTATCTTTCACTTTAATGAAGATTAATTCTATAAGAAGCGATCTGATTGAAACATGTTTAATGATACTAAGTCTGATATTCTATAAATCTATTTGTATATATTAAGCAACCGTCATTCAAAAATCATCAATAACACGCTCACTATGTATAGGAAAGTTACTCAGAATCTAATCCATAAAAAAAGACAGCCTCTTTTTTCGATTAGCTGTCTTTTTGTCGTTTCGTTGTATTCCCTTGGATAAAGTGTACAGGTAAAAGAATTTCTTTTTCAATCGTTTCTTTATTAATCAAATGAATGATTGCTGCAACACTCTCTTTAGCTATCTCTTCAATCGGTTGACGAATCGTTGAAATTTCAATTTGATCATGTTTAGAGGATTTCACCCCATCAAAACCAATAATCTGTACGTCATCTGGAATTGAAATTTGATGTTTTTCTAAAAAATTAATCACTTCTAAAGCATAGGCATCTGTTACGGCAAAGATTCCATCAATTGAATGTTCTTTAATAATTTTTTCTAGTAAAAACTGCTCCATTTTCTCATGAAACTCAGATTGACTGCCAATTAAATCAAAGATCTCATAGGTCTTTTGATATTTTTCGCAGTAATCAATAAATCCTTTTTTTCGATTCCTTGTTGTATTTTCTTTCTTAGAACCAGCTCCGATAAAACACAGTGATTGACATCCCGCTTCATCTAAATGTTTTGCGGCTAACTGGCCACCTAAGAAGTTATCACTACTCACATAAGGTACTTCATCATTAAAAAAGCGGTCAATACTGATCAATGGAATATTCGATGAAACATAATGTTCAATATCACTATATGTAATCGCAATAATCCCATCTACTTGATTCTGTTTTGCCATCGTCAGATAAGATAATTCGGTTAAATAGTCACCTTCGGAATTACAAAGAATCATTTTATACTCATGTTGTCTTAAATTTTTTTCAATGTTATAAGCCAATTCACCAAAGAAAGGATGCCAGACGGTTGGTAAAATGAGTGCCACCGTATTCGTTCGGCTAACTTTCAAACCACGCGCATAGACATTTGGCTGATAATTTAGTTCTTTGATAGCCAATTCAACCGCCTGTTTCGTTTTTGGCTTTACTTCAATATTATTAATCACTTTCGAGACAGTTCCAACCGAGACACCAGCTCGTTTGGCTACCTCTTTTATCGTTGACACGTTTCAATCACACCTTTATTTATCCTAATGATCGATTATGAACCTCTCATATTATTTTCATACTGGCGGAAAGGAAGGGATTCGAACCCTCGCGACGATTTCTCGTCCTAATGCCGTTCCAAGACATCC is a window from the Turicibacter bilis genome containing:
- a CDS encoding sucrose-specific PTS transporter subunit IIBC, with the protein product MANNQYLEAAKQIVAFVGGENNVIRVASCATRLRVVVKDDKKIDVDQIEAMDLVKGTFNNGGQFQVILGTGIVDQVYREFVQVTNIQEVSKEELKEAAGSKLNVFQRMLKSLADVFVPILPALVAAGLLMGLNNVLTAQGLFIEGKSLVEAYPQTADLAEMINLFSNAAFTFLPVLIGFSATKIFGGTPVLGAVIGAIMIHPDLLNGYDYGQALLDGTVPAWNIFGFEIAKVGYQGTVLPVIVSSFVLAKIEQRSRKIVPAMFDNIITPLVSVLLTAALTFIIIGPAMRVVGDGLTEAVMWLFFSLGPVGGAIYGVAYPLLVITGMHHSLVTAETQILANIGTLGGSPTFAVVAASNVAQGAAALAVMYLMKRNAKMKSLASAAGVSALLGITEPAVFGVNLKFKYPFIGALIGSAVASAYCTFMQVLSVSPGPAGIPGVIVIRPESMIQYMVTLVIAFVIGFIATVILAKLFNKKQNV
- a CDS encoding LacI family DNA-binding transcriptional regulator, which codes for MSTIKEVAKRAGVSVGTVSKVINNIEVKPKTKQAVELAIKELNYQPNVYARGLKVSRTNTVALILPTVWHPFFGELAYNIEKNLRQHEYKMILCNSEGDYLTELSYLTMAKQNQVDGIIAITYSDIEHYVSSNIPLISIDRFFNDEVPYVSSDNFLGGQLAAKHLDEAGCQSLCFIGAGSKKENTTRNRKKGFIDYCEKYQKTYEIFDLIGSQSEFHEKMEQFLLEKIIKEHSIDGIFAVTDAYALEVINFLEKHQISIPDDVQIIGFDGVKSSKHDQIEISTIRQPIEEIAKESVAAIIHLINKETIEKEILLPVHFIQGNTTKRQKDS